GATCTTTATCCAGACGATCATTCGTTTGCCATAtcgatttgttgttattgAGAGTTGTGCTGATTCCAGGAGTTTTCCACAGcttcattaaaaaacaatttttttagtaCTTTGCGTTGAGATTTCCGCAATTCTATAACTCGAGTTTTGCGGCTTTTCCTTATGATTTACCGTCGGCGAGTTTTCCTTGCGTTTTCCAGTGACTTCACAAGTTTTCTCgcaatttttttcctcaaaagtTTTTCCGCAATGTTTCATGTACGCTTCCTGTAACATCCCACAGATTTTGTTCCAGCTTTCCAATAACTTGCCTTAGTTTTATAAGCAATGTTTCACGGAATTTCCGAAAACCTAATGTATAGTTTCaaggaaatgtatttttaattacttttaacGAGTTTTTTTCACCGGTTTCTAATGCTTTTCATTGCGTTTTTCCAGaacttttcattgaaattttCCATTATACTAGAAAGTATAagtttttgttcaaattttcCAGTTTGAAATCCAAACATATTTCAGCaccatttttaaacaattgttCCAGTAGTTTTATCGGactttcaggtttttttttttatcgaaggATCATCGCTCAATAATTGGTTTTAGCGATCATGATCGTTTTGTAAAGGATCTCTCTAGTACCATAATTAGCATCTGTTAAATCGAAACAAGTGAATAATTTACTGCAGttcctaacaaaaaaaagtgcagtaaaataaataagcagTTTAAAACAGAGTTCAACTATTGCCACCCGCTCGAGAAACATAACCCGAAACAAGTTGACAACCTGATgcgtataataaaaaaaaaaccactctcTATTATTCATCACTAACGATTTCCGACGACGATAGATTCCTCCCTATAATACCCGTAAGAAgaatcaacaaacaacacaaaaaaaactcgcttCATGCTTTTAAAAAAGCATATGAAAGCAAACATCACGTTAAGCCGCTTATTTCTACCGAGTGCATCCATTGGCGACGGGACAATGGGAAACAGGGTAACGGCTTCGTTTTCGGTTGACTTTAAtacgattaaaaacaaattcctcTTCCCACACTACTATCATCCCCGTACTAGACGAACGGTTGTCCATTCCTTTCTGTCCAGCTAAGCTTGATTGCGGCCGAGCTGAAATTGGCACCGCTCTGTGTTATGCCATAAAAGGATTGCTGCCGGCATTACCGCGCCTTTCGTAATGGTTCGGTTCGACAATCCACCTGTGTGCCATCCACCCCCCGGGGGGTGGACACAGAGAACACACATACCCGGGTTGGGATCCAAATTTACTTACCCTTTACACGCTGTGCATGTTCCTGGCGTATCAAATTGTTCACCATACGGTCCTGCAGGCTGTGTTCAAGCTTTTCCAGTTCGATAATTTTTGCTTCCAACCGTCGCTGTTCTGTCTGCAGGGCAGTCGTTTCCGTGCACCGGAGTTCGGTTAGCTTTTTCGGAAAGTTACCAAAGCTCACGTACGTCCGGGTGGATCCTTTGTCCGATGGATCGGGCAACTCGCCACCGGTCGATGATGTTGGCGACGGTAGTAGTGACCGGCCCGATGAATTACTGGCGAGTGACGCGAAATCAATAGCATTATTAGTTGCATTGTAAAAAACTCCCTGCTTCCCGGTTGCCGTCCGAGGAGGGCCGCACCGATTGCGTACTGTTTGGACATGGTTCTTCTCCACTTGACGATAAGTTTTCTCGCGCAGCGTATCCATCCGGCCGGTTGTGCTTAACGGTACGAAGGATTTAAAGTAATTCCTTGGATGGGTGGCATCGGAACAACGTTCCGCTAGATCGTGTGCACGGTGCACCAATCGCCGCACATCGAGTGTGGCCGatggatggaagaaaaatcgttctacttCCGCACCGTTCGCTGCCATTAGTGGGCCCCGATTGATGCTGCTGTAGGCGGCAATGAGAAACACCAGAAAGTACGACTCATTCGACAGCACGTGGTCCCACAGGGCGAGCCATTGGGCATCGTCACTACAGCATCTTGCAAAGGCCGTCTCCATCAGTGGTGTTGCGTACGTGCGAGACGCAACATTGTGCCTGCGATAGAATGCCATCAACCGTGGTTCACACTCGGCCAGTACGTTCTCAACCATCGCCAGGTAGTTGAACGGTTCCAGCGGGGCAAATTCGAACCAATGCTGACACTGATTCACCAGCACGGTAGCGACGGTTTCGAACAGCCCGTGCGCATCGTTCGGTTGCTGCCGGGCGAACGGTAGCACAAAGCTGGGCATGTAATCGATAAGCCCAAACACGGCACACCAGTGTGCGAGACAGGAAACGGTTTTCTTTAGGTTGCGCACGGTACGCTGATCGTACCCGGCAAAACGCTGCTCGTAGCTGGCGACACACGGGTGGGGTCCGCGTTGTAGCAGCCTGCCGAAGCTTTCCCCATCACCGGGTAGTTCCTGTAGCGTGCGCCAAATCGTGGTACGATACTTTGTCGGATATTCACCATACTCCTTCAGTATCGGTAACAATCGGTCCTTCGGAAGTGTTTTTGATAGCTGTGggggaaattaaaacaaacaaaaaaaaatcgattacaaAATCCGAATGAAATACAAGCGAACGGGGTAGGATTTGCACACAAATGGTCACGTAATTAGATGCAAACTAAATTCCATTTAGAAGCATTCGCGGGAATTGAAAGTGCTTTACACAAACAAACTCACCTGCACGTGGAGGGCATTTATTTGTTGTGCAAGTTTCTGCTTACGTGGTGCCCGCAAACCGACATTCCCTGTACCGGAATGCATCATCACTGCACCgttgctcctgctgctgctgctactgctacgGGACGACGCACTATCCGGTCGTCCGGTTTTACCAACGTACATTGTACGCGATCTTTTACCCTGCCCATTTGGGGCCGTATCGGGTCCATGCCCCACCTGATACGATTCCAGGTTGTGTAGCAACACCTCACCACTGCTAAGAACGTTGGCCAGCATCCGTCCGTTGGGAGCGACCCTAAATTTATAGCAATTATGTTCGGCCCGATTCGTTAGTGGTCGTAGAACGGGCGGATTACTGGTACCGGTGCTGCCGAATTTTAGCAGCATTAAATCATTGTCAGCGGTACGGATGGTAAGTGCACACGCGACCGTAGGCCACCGTACACGGCCGCACCCGGTTGCGCCACCGCTTTCAccaccattttccaccggtACGAATGCGAAGTGTGTGATAAACAAATTGGGAAATGAAACCACTCGACAGACGAGCCACGAGTCGAGCGCCAGAAAGGTTACGGCACTTTGCCCGTACAGTATCGCGTAATATTGACCGTCCGTGGTTGGTTGTGCGGTTGTTATGCACCTTCCGGCTACGTCGGGTGATACTTCAATGAGCCGTTTTACGGTAAGCTCGACACTATTCGCCCCTAGTGCAGCACCCCCCCGGCCTACCGGTCGGCGGTCAAATGTGATCGTTTGTGGTGGTGTGTTCTTAAGATAAAGCTCGATAAGCCGGATGACGTTTAACTCTTTGGCAAGCTTGAAGCTGATCCGGTAGGCTCTAATAATCCCGCAAGTGCTGTGGCTAATCAGTGATGTACCATTAGTTCCGGCAAACCAGTGCCACGCGTTCGGGCGGTATGAATTATTCGATGCCAAACCGTAACTAATGCGTGACAGTTCGGAGAAATCATCGAGCGAATAGAGTTTCGCACTGTCCTGCGATGCCGCTAGCAGATACCGACGATCGTATCGTTCGAATGCTTCCGTCGAGGAAGCACTGGATGGTTTCGATTGGGACTTTAGTGTCCCAACGCGCAAGGTAGGTGTACATGCCAGATGTACAATCCTTCCCGGGTGGGCATTATGCTTTCGAACACAGTTGTTTGCATCTGAAATAGAAAGTGGggaaattttaaagcaaatgaaTCATCGCTTCTAACGCTTGTGTCACTGTACCCAAATCGACGATAAACACCATTCCTTCCTTGTTTCCAAGGGCAACAAGATTACTGCCCGAAAGTCcttcgataactgttatccTTGTGAACCGTTCCGGAAGCGTCCAAAAGCGCTGACTAACTAAATCGAACACAAAAACATTATCCCTGCGGAAGGACACATTAGAgagtttgttttgcaaatatttatccaCTCGATGACAGCTAGGTACCTATGATCTGCCGCGATCAATCGTTCATTGTTCCGACTAAATCCTGCAGCAGTAAACCGTACTCGTAGCACCGTCCCATCGGATTGATTCCTTACGGTATGGTGCAAATGCAACAGCACcctaaaaaacccaaacgaTTAAACAAATGCGTTATACAGATTTCACCGCCATAAACTTACCCATCGTTTGtggaattgaatttaaagctCGCTTTACCGTTTCGCTTGCTGAAAGTGCCCGCATTAACTTCCATCACGTCTAGTCCTAGGCAAATGGGGGCACTTAACGCACCGACACAAAGTGCAGATGAATACCGGGTTTTATTAGCAATGAAACCACCGCCGTAGCACTAAAAAAGCACAATTTCTTCGCTACACAAAATATGAACGCGCACAGCGTACTGtgcgtttgtttacaaaaagCCCGCACGTACGTGTGCCGCCATTTCTTCCTACGCGTTGACGTTCCCGAACACCATCAACGCGGTCGTCATAGCAACAGGTGGTAAACGAACGGTATAGTGATCGCACTAACACATTGCCATCGCAAGCGAAACAGCTGACAGCGCATATTGTACACACGCTGGCGACGGTGGAACGCACGCGGACGCGTTGTTAGAAGCTGTTTATCTTATGAAGCTATGAATAAACTAAGCACTTTGTTTCAGTACTGCAGCTTTGCAAACAAACTGCATCATTTCGATAAACATTGAAACAAATCCACACTTGAGATGTGTTTAAACTCGCAACGGACATGATGAATGGGTTAATACTGGATTTATCACTGAGAGCACAAATATTGCTTATATAAGTTCACAAATTTCTTTCGTTAACGCACAGAAATGTAATTCCAGAACATTCACCTTAATGTACAGCTCTTCGTaaatagtttatttaaaaaaaagaaggtaaatCTCTCAACGAGCCACAAAACTGGATAATGCGAAAGCATGATATACATGGTCAACAATATGTGGGAGAAGATGATGATCGAAAGTAATTGACTTTTCGCCTAAATAAATAGATACGAACGCACGTGCTTGCATCCGTTCatgagttgttttttctctacCCCTATATGTATACATTTTTCTGACTTCCAATCTGACTCGAATTGCGTTTTCGTCCGGTAAACAGATGATCGATCACATCTATCGCACTGTTAACGCTGCTGGAAGAGATCATCTTATTCAcatatctgtgtgtgtgtgtgtgtgtcacggTGGTCGCTAAGCTTGCAGCAAACAACATACCTTATGCTTCCTATAACTCCTCTGCCCTCTGCGTCATTACTATTGCCCTTCAGAAGCCCTACCAACCAATCCATACGCTTCGAGTTCTGTCTAGTG
The DNA window shown above is from Anopheles funestus chromosome 3RL, idAnoFuneDA-416_04, whole genome shotgun sequence and carries:
- the LOC125766932 gene encoding TBC1 domain family member 31 translates to MEVNAGTFSKRNGKASFKFNSTNDGVLLHLHHTVRNQSDGTVLRVRFTAAGFSRNNERLIAADHRDNVFVFDLVSQRFWTLPERFTRITVIEGLSGSNLVALGNKEGMVFIVDLGTVTQALEDANNCVRKHNAHPGRIVHLACTPTLRVGTLKSQSKPSSASSTEAFERYDRRYLLAASQDSAKLYSLDDFSELSRISYGLASNNSYRPNAWHWFAGTNGTSLISHSTCGIIRAYRISFKLAKELNVIRLIELYLKNTPPQTITFDRRPVGRGGAALGANSVELTVKRLIEVSPDVAGRCITTAQPTTDGQYYAILYGQSAVTFLALDSWLVCRVVSFPNLFITHFAFVPVENGGESGGATGCGRVRWPTVACALTIRTADNDLMLLKFGSTGTSNPPVLRPLTNRAEHNCYKFRVAPNGRMLANVLSSGEVLLHNLESYQVGHGPDTAPNGQGKRSRTMYVGKTGRPDSASSRSSSSSSRSNGAVMMHSGTGNVGLRAPRKQKLAQQINALHVQLSKTLPKDRLLPILKEYGEYPTKYRTTIWRTLQELPGDGESFGRLLQRGPHPCVASYEQRFAGYDQRTVRNLKKTVSCLAHWCAVFGLIDYMPSFVLPFARQQPNDAHGLFETVATVLVNQCQHWFEFAPLEPFNYLAMVENVLAECEPRLMAFYRRHNVASRTYATPLMETAFARCCSDDAQWLALWDHVLSNESYFLVFLIAAYSSINRGPLMAANGAEVERFFFHPSATLDVRRLVHRAHDLAERCSDATHPRNYFKSFVPLSTTGRMDTLREKTYRQVEKNHVQTVRNRCGPPRTATGKQGVFYNATNNAIDFASLASNSSGRSLLPSPTSSTGGELPDPSDKGSTRTYVSFGNFPKKLTELRCTETTALQTEQRRLEAKIIELEKLEHSLQDRMVNNLIRQEHAQRVKEVERNVEEAIAREEQRVEMQRKLLLLHRKQLRERENELSLDVHNAKLISDATVRERELDALLKKFERERQREETDLLFAEEDIKLKELELLARYTGGPVKAAVAKEMTSDERPLDQRYQVALEQLAVQKLKLYDEIDRTYCSLGMPSGVNEYTYRTVSELRKVASVASSERYPLAKEPAQPPRNRQPVLLDGNSTSQEYVDTIRRMEEQVKILQRLKNDTKRQTNDNQID